From the genome of Phytohabitans rumicis, one region includes:
- a CDS encoding cation-translocating P-type ATPase, with the protein MDVLFVAAVSLAIAAIPEALPTVSQTILSIGGVDLANRNAIVKDLPSVETLGFVSAINSDKTGTLTMNQMTAVEVIDPGDRYTISGIGYGLAGRVHHTAGSAATLDDQILPYLVANDAVLVDGKVVGDPTEGALLVLGHKAGLDVDATRERLPRLATLPFDPSYKLMATFNQTKDAAGRSVVRAFVKGAAPAVVERSSSGGEWAHAHLERMESGGQRVMAAATRDIDAADFDPEADLLDYVTELRLASLVGMVDPPRDESKTAVRNAQRAHIRVRMVTGDDVITGAAIAKQIGISGEAILGADFAALPEAERLRRVDSIGVVGRVAPEHKVLLADTLKKNGDVVAMTGDGVNDAPAIKSADIGIAMGNGTEVAKNASRMILSDDNFATIIFAVEQGRKIYDNLTKYIRFVLVLLVVFVLTFLGASLFNIAAGEPFTPAQVLWIHFVVNAAFGFALGFDRETPGLMSLRPRPRGESVLTRRMVITVGLVGLAITVGLLGLIELGASRYDSVEVGQSIAFTSFALCLIVAAVECRSETDTALTPATFDSKQLNWAIVVEFALAVFVTQMDAFRRILGTVEINALQFAWALVPPIALLILWELGKLLVRRFAAMPPARKEEQKGFV; encoded by the coding sequence GTGGATGTACTGTTCGTCGCCGCCGTCTCGCTGGCGATCGCGGCGATCCCGGAGGCGCTACCCACGGTTTCCCAGACCATCCTGTCGATCGGTGGCGTCGATCTAGCCAATCGCAACGCGATCGTCAAAGACCTGCCCTCGGTCGAGACGCTGGGGTTTGTCTCGGCGATCAACTCCGACAAGACCGGCACGCTGACGATGAACCAGATGACCGCGGTGGAGGTGATCGATCCCGGCGACCGGTACACCATCTCCGGGATCGGCTACGGCCTGGCGGGCAGGGTTCATCATACGGCGGGAAGTGCTGCCACGCTCGACGACCAGATCTTGCCGTACTTGGTCGCGAACGACGCCGTACTCGTGGACGGCAAGGTCGTGGGCGACCCGACCGAGGGCGCGCTGCTCGTACTCGGGCACAAGGCCGGCCTGGACGTCGACGCCACCCGCGAGCGGCTGCCCCGGCTGGCGACCTTACCGTTCGATCCGAGCTACAAGCTGATGGCGACGTTCAACCAGACCAAGGATGCGGCAGGTAGGTCAGTTGTGCGGGCCTTCGTCAAGGGCGCGGCGCCGGCCGTCGTCGAGCGCAGCAGTTCCGGTGGCGAGTGGGCACACGCTCATCTGGAGCGCATGGAGAGCGGCGGCCAGCGGGTGATGGCCGCTGCCACCCGGGACATCGATGCTGCCGACTTCGACCCGGAGGCCGATCTGCTCGACTACGTCACCGAGTTGCGGCTGGCCAGCTTGGTCGGGATGGTGGATCCGCCGCGCGATGAGTCGAAGACCGCGGTGCGCAACGCTCAGCGAGCGCACATCCGGGTGCGAATGGTGACCGGAGACGACGTCATCACTGGCGCGGCGATCGCCAAGCAGATCGGCATCTCGGGGGAGGCCATCCTTGGTGCCGACTTCGCCGCCCTGCCCGAGGCAGAACGGCTCAGGCGGGTGGACAGTATCGGCGTGGTCGGCCGGGTCGCACCCGAGCACAAGGTGCTGCTCGCCGACACGTTGAAGAAGAACGGTGATGTCGTCGCCATGACCGGCGACGGGGTGAACGACGCCCCGGCCATCAAGTCCGCCGACATCGGTATCGCCATGGGGAACGGGACCGAGGTAGCCAAGAACGCGAGCCGGATGATCCTCTCGGACGACAACTTCGCGACGATCATCTTCGCCGTCGAGCAGGGTCGCAAGATCTACGACAACCTCACGAAGTACATCCGCTTCGTGCTCGTCCTGCTCGTCGTGTTCGTGCTGACCTTCCTGGGCGCCAGCCTGTTCAACATCGCCGCCGGAGAGCCGTTCACGCCAGCGCAGGTCTTGTGGATCCACTTCGTGGTCAACGCCGCGTTCGGCTTCGCGCTCGGTTTCGACCGGGAGACTCCAGGGCTGATGTCCTTGCGTCCCCGCCCGCGTGGCGAGTCGGTGCTTACCCGGCGCATGGTCATCACGGTCGGGCTGGTCGGGCTCGCCATCACCGTGGGCCTGCTCGGGCTGATCGAGCTTGGCGCGTCCCGCTACGACAGCGTCGAGGTCGGCCAATCCATCGCGTTCACGTCGTTCGCGCTGTGCCTGATCGTGGCCGCGGTCGAGTGCCGCAGCGAAACCGATACGGCACTGACGCCGGCGACATTCGACAGCAAGCAGTTGAACTGGGCAATCGTCGTGGAGTTTGCGTTGGCGGTGTTCGTCACCCAGATGGACGCCTTCCGGCGCATTCTCGGCACGGTGGAGATCAACGCGTTGCAGTTCGCCTGGGCGCTCGTCCCGCCCATCGCGCTGCTGATCCTGTGGGAGTTGGGCAAGCTGCTGGTCCGGCGATTCGCGGCGATGCCACCCGCGAGAAAAGAGGAACAGAAGGGATTCGTGTGA
- a CDS encoding DUF7948 domain-containing protein, which produces MLGVSVLVQVGARLDAGNTGRVESEPVGDAYARLPLTFVENRGQADGQVRYLAQGGRYGFFFTPDSLAMSLLEQDSATGVNLFLDFIDANPNVSVGAAHGAPTTVSYLRADSPAGSRRGLPTYGEVTYRQLWSGVDMAITGRDGVLKYEFRLAPGARVDDIQLAYRGADRLTTDEAGGLLVDTTLGTLRDTPPVSYQVIDGQRVPVASRYLLAGGSYGFAVGGYDPEHELVIDPGLEYSTFLGGFGNQTGAAIAVDAAGSAYVTGFTQSPTFPTTAGAFDRTGSASNDLDAFVAKLNPAGTGLAYSTFLGGTNFDWGRDIAVDAAGNAYVAGQTKSSSFPTTSNAFDRTFNVDSCPRCGIDQYDAFVAKLNPSGSQLVYSTFLGGFDFDDILSIALDGTGQAYVAGQTVSSNFPTTAGAFDTTANGEYDAFVAKFNASGSQLVYSTRLGGTDNELPSAIAVDASGNAVVGGSTRSAGFPTTPGTLQPVHSGGDFLDLFEGFVTKVNATGSALVYSTFLGGTKPDSVSDVSLDALGNAYLLGGTQSAAFPTTPGTFDTTFDGTSQSFAVKLNATGSALLYSTFLGRAGAGSGALTGDGSIWLAGGGGPDAFVSPDAWDPQFSGGSSDAYVAKLNATATALDYATFLGGTESDGAFDVALDPAGNVYVSGRTTSADFPTTAGAFDRVYSGDPFILGAEAWIAKLAVGPGTPPPPPPPPPVPTAPELASPAGGATVAQPVTFAWNPVTEAASYTIQVDEISAFGAPLILTANVTVTEVTTGTLPAGTWFWRVRAVNPAGTPGPWSQFRTITVQAPPTPPPTPTPTQPLPAPAPLSPGSDARIPPGTTITFDWGDVSGAASYTIQIDDSQSFQAPFTLEATGAASQHTASGLPTQRMWWRVRANDGNGVPGAWSPARRFEMRN; this is translated from the coding sequence TTGCTGGGCGTATCGGTGCTGGTGCAGGTCGGTGCGCGGCTCGACGCAGGCAACACCGGGCGAGTCGAGTCGGAGCCGGTGGGTGACGCGTACGCCCGCCTGCCGCTGACGTTCGTCGAGAATCGGGGACAGGCCGACGGGCAGGTGCGGTACCTCGCCCAGGGCGGGCGGTACGGTTTCTTCTTCACACCCGATTCGCTCGCGATGTCATTGTTAGAGCAGGATAGTGCGACAGGTGTCAATCTCTTCCTGGATTTCATCGATGCAAATCCCAACGTTTCGGTAGGCGCGGCGCACGGGGCGCCTACCACGGTCAGTTACCTTCGGGCGGATTCGCCGGCCGGCTCCCGCCGGGGCCTGCCGACCTACGGCGAGGTCACCTACCGGCAGTTGTGGTCGGGCGTGGACATGGCCATCACGGGGCGCGACGGCGTGCTGAAGTACGAGTTCCGCCTGGCACCCGGCGCGCGGGTCGACGACATCCAGCTGGCCTATCGCGGCGCGGATCGGCTGACAACCGACGAGGCGGGCGGCCTCCTGGTCGACACCACGCTTGGGACGCTGCGGGACACACCGCCCGTGTCGTACCAGGTGATCGACGGCCAGCGGGTGCCGGTCGCGAGCCGCTACCTGCTCGCGGGCGGGTCCTACGGCTTCGCGGTTGGCGGCTACGACCCGGAGCACGAGCTCGTCATCGACCCGGGCCTGGAGTACTCGACCTTCCTCGGCGGCTTCGGCAACCAGACCGGTGCGGCGATCGCCGTCGACGCGGCGGGCAGTGCCTACGTCACCGGCTTCACCCAGTCGCCGACGTTTCCGACGACGGCCGGCGCTTTCGACCGGACCGGGTCGGCGAGCAACGATCTCGACGCGTTCGTGGCCAAGCTCAACCCGGCGGGCACAGGGCTGGCCTACTCCACCTTCCTCGGCGGCACCAACTTCGACTGGGGCCGGGACATAGCGGTGGACGCCGCCGGCAACGCCTACGTGGCCGGCCAGACGAAATCCTCCAGCTTCCCGACCACCAGCAACGCGTTCGACCGGACGTTCAATGTGGACAGCTGCCCGCGGTGCGGCATCGACCAGTACGACGCGTTCGTGGCCAAGCTGAATCCGAGCGGCTCCCAGCTGGTCTACTCGACGTTCCTCGGCGGGTTCGACTTCGACGACATCCTCTCGATCGCGCTGGACGGCACCGGCCAGGCATACGTGGCCGGGCAGACGGTGTCGAGCAACTTCCCGACGACCGCCGGCGCGTTCGACACCACGGCCAACGGGGAGTACGACGCTTTCGTGGCGAAGTTCAACGCATCCGGCTCCCAGCTGGTCTACTCAACGCGCCTCGGCGGTACGGACAACGAGCTTCCCAGCGCGATCGCGGTCGACGCGTCGGGCAACGCGGTGGTCGGTGGTTCGACCAGGTCTGCCGGCTTCCCGACGACTCCGGGAACGCTCCAGCCCGTGCACAGCGGCGGGGACTTCCTCGACCTGTTCGAGGGCTTCGTCACCAAGGTGAACGCCACGGGTTCGGCCCTGGTGTATTCGACGTTCCTCGGAGGGACGAAGCCGGACAGCGTCAGCGACGTCTCCCTCGACGCGCTCGGCAATGCCTACCTCCTCGGCGGGACGCAGTCCGCGGCGTTCCCGACCACACCCGGCACGTTCGACACCACGTTCGACGGCACCAGCCAGTCGTTCGCCGTGAAGCTGAACGCCACCGGCTCGGCGCTGCTCTACTCGACGTTCCTCGGTAGGGCCGGCGCGGGATCGGGTGCCCTCACCGGGGACGGCAGCATCTGGCTGGCCGGCGGTGGCGGACCCGACGCGTTCGTCAGCCCCGACGCGTGGGACCCGCAGTTCAGCGGGGGCTCGTCGGACGCCTACGTGGCCAAGCTGAACGCCACCGCCACCGCGCTCGACTACGCCACCTTCCTCGGCGGGACCGAGTCGGACGGCGCCTTCGACGTGGCGCTCGACCCAGCCGGCAACGTCTACGTCAGCGGTCGCACCACCTCAGCGGACTTCCCGACCACCGCCGGAGCCTTCGACCGGGTCTACAGTGGAGACCCGTTCATCCTCGGGGCCGAGGCGTGGATAGCCAAGCTCGCCGTCGGTCCGGGCACCCCGCCGCCACCCCCGCCGCCTCCGCCCGTGCCCACCGCGCCGGAGCTCGCCAGCCCCGCCGGCGGCGCCACGGTCGCCCAACCGGTGACATTCGCCTGGAACCCCGTGACCGAGGCCGCCTCGTACACGATCCAGGTGGACGAGATCTCCGCGTTCGGCGCGCCGTTGATCCTGACCGCGAACGTCACAGTCACCGAGGTCACCACCGGCACGCTTCCCGCCGGCACCTGGTTCTGGCGGGTACGGGCCGTGAACCCGGCCGGCACCCCGGGTCCGTGGTCGCAGTTCCGCACGATCACGGTGCAGGCGCCACCGACGCCGCCTCCGACACCTACGCCCACGCAGCCGCTCCCCGCCCCCGCACCGCTGAGCCCCGGCAGTGACGCCCGCATCCCACCGGGCACGACGATCACCTTCGACTGGGGTGACGTCTCGGGCGCCGCGAGCTACACCATCCAGATCGACGACAGCCAGAGCTTCCAGGCACCGTTCACGCTCGAAGCGACCGGCGCCGCCTCGCAGCACACCGCCAGCGGACTTCCCACCCAGCGGATGTGGTGGCGAGTACGCGCCAACGATGGCAACGGCGTCCCAGGGGCTTGGTCGCCGGCCCGGCGGTTCGAAATGAGGAACTGA
- a CDS encoding HAD-IC family P-type ATPase produces MAVKSDVEDRPAPLGGRWYAQPPDAVTTAFGVDPAAGLTAGRVAERLGADGPNALPEEKPKPAWLRFLDEYRTYMQIILIVAAVVSLVVGEWGTAIMLVLLTIVNAVVGLRQQGKAESAMNALKSMMKASARVRRDGAESQIPAERLVAGDIVLIAAGDQVPADGRIIAARALQIDESALTGESTPAAKDAGTLPDAEVGPGDQTNMAFMNTPVTHGSGTMIVTGTGARTELGKISGLLAGTAMEKSPLTKELNRLTLWIASAAGFTMIVMFVLGRQRGEAWMYCSSPPSRWRSRRSRRRYPRFPRPSCRSVASI; encoded by the coding sequence ATGGCGGTCAAATCGGATGTTGAGGATCGGCCTGCACCTTTGGGTGGACGCTGGTACGCGCAGCCGCCCGATGCCGTCACCACAGCGTTCGGGGTCGACCCGGCCGCCGGGTTAACGGCTGGGCGGGTGGCGGAGCGGCTGGGCGCGGATGGCCCGAACGCACTGCCCGAGGAGAAGCCAAAGCCGGCCTGGCTCCGATTTCTTGATGAATATCGCACTTACATGCAAATCATCCTGATCGTCGCTGCGGTGGTGTCGCTGGTCGTCGGCGAATGGGGCACCGCGATCATGCTCGTTTTGCTGACGATCGTCAATGCCGTTGTGGGGCTACGGCAGCAGGGTAAAGCAGAGAGCGCCATGAATGCGCTCAAATCAATGATGAAGGCATCCGCCCGCGTACGGCGCGACGGTGCTGAGTCACAGATTCCGGCGGAGCGGCTGGTCGCCGGCGACATCGTGCTGATCGCCGCGGGGGATCAGGTGCCGGCGGACGGGCGGATCATCGCGGCGAGAGCGCTGCAGATCGACGAGTCGGCGCTGACGGGAGAGAGCACGCCGGCGGCCAAGGACGCGGGAACGTTGCCGGACGCCGAGGTCGGCCCGGGTGACCAGACGAACATGGCGTTCATGAACACTCCGGTGACGCACGGCAGCGGGACCATGATCGTCACCGGCACCGGTGCGCGTACCGAACTGGGCAAGATCTCCGGATTGCTGGCGGGCACGGCTATGGAGAAGTCCCCGCTGACCAAGGAGCTCAACCGGCTCACGCTGTGGATCGCATCGGCGGCCGGCTTCACGATGATCGTGATGTTCGTCCTGGGGCGCCAGCGTGGCGAGGCGTGGATGTACTGTTCGTCGCCGCCGTCTCGCTGGCGATCGCGGCGATCCCGGAGGCGCTACCCACGGTTTCCCAGACCATCCTGTCGATCGGTGGCGTCGATCTAG